The proteins below come from a single Microtus pennsylvanicus isolate mMicPen1 chromosome 13, mMicPen1.hap1, whole genome shotgun sequence genomic window:
- the Rnf220 gene encoding E3 ubiquitin-protein ligase RNF220 isoform X5: MVPLFVLTEVWSRIGKMKRRKQDEGQREGSCMAEDDAVDIEHESSNRFEEYEWCGQKRIRATTLLEGGFRGSGFVMCSGKENPDSDADLDVDGDDTLEYGKPQYTEADVIPCTGEEPGEAKEREALRGAVLNGGPPSTRITPEFSKWASDEMPSTSNGESSKQEAMQKTCKNSDIEKITEDSAVTTFEALKARVRELERQLSRGDRYKCLICMDSYSMPLTSIQCWHVHCEECWLRTLGAKKLCPQCNTITAPGDLRRIYL; encoded by the exons CTCGGATTGGGAAAATGAAacggaggaagcaagatgaaggGCAG AGGGAAGGCTCCTGCATGGCTGAGGACGATGCTGTGGACATCGAGCATGAGAGCAGCAACCGCTTTGAGGAGTATGAGTGGTGTGGGCAGAAGCGGATACGGGCCACCACACTCCTGGAAGGTGGCTTCCGAG gCTCCGGCTTCGTCATGTGCAGTGGCAAAGAGAACCCAGACAGTGATGCTGACCTGGATGTGGATGGAGATGACACTCTGGAGTATGGGAAACCGCA ATACACAGAGGCCGATGTCATCCCTTGCACAGGAGAAGAGCCTGGTGAAGCCAAGGAGAGAGAGGCACTCCGGGGTGCAGTCCTAAA TGGTGGTCCCCCTAGCACCCGCATCACACCTGAGTTCTCTAAATGGGCCAGTGATG AGATGCCATCCACCAGCAATGGTGAAAGCAGCAAGCAGGAGGCCATGCAGAAGACCTGCAAGAACAGTGACATTGAGAA AATCACCGAAGATTCAGCTGTAACTACTTTTGAGGCCCTGAAGGCTCGTGTCAGGGAGCTTGAACGGCAGCTATCTCGGGGGGACCGATACAAATGCCTCATCTGCATG GACTCATACTCGATGCCCCTAACGTCGATCCAGTGTTGGCATGTGCACTGTGAAGAGTGCTGGCTGCGGACTCTG gGTGCCAAGAAGCTCTGCCCTCAGTGCAACACCATCACAGCGCCTGGAGACCTGCGGAGGATCTACTTGTGA
- the Rnf220 gene encoding E3 ubiquitin-protein ligase RNF220 isoform X6, whose translation MKRRKQDEGQREGSCMAEDDAVDIEHESSNRFEEYEWCGQKRIRATTLLEGGFRGSGFVMCSGKENPDSDADLDVDGDDTLEYGKPQYTEADVIPCTGEEPGEAKEREALRGAVLNGGPPSTRITPEFSKWASDEMPSTSNGESSKQEAMQKTCKNSDIEKITEDSAVTTFEALKARVRELERQLSRGDRYKCLICMDSYSMPLTSIQCWHVHCEECWLRTLGAKKLCPQCNTITAPGDLRRIYL comes from the exons ATGAAacggaggaagcaagatgaaggGCAG AGGGAAGGCTCCTGCATGGCTGAGGACGATGCTGTGGACATCGAGCATGAGAGCAGCAACCGCTTTGAGGAGTATGAGTGGTGTGGGCAGAAGCGGATACGGGCCACCACACTCCTGGAAGGTGGCTTCCGAG gCTCCGGCTTCGTCATGTGCAGTGGCAAAGAGAACCCAGACAGTGATGCTGACCTGGATGTGGATGGAGATGACACTCTGGAGTATGGGAAACCGCA ATACACAGAGGCCGATGTCATCCCTTGCACAGGAGAAGAGCCTGGTGAAGCCAAGGAGAGAGAGGCACTCCGGGGTGCAGTCCTAAA TGGTGGTCCCCCTAGCACCCGCATCACACCTGAGTTCTCTAAATGGGCCAGTGATG AGATGCCATCCACCAGCAATGGTGAAAGCAGCAAGCAGGAGGCCATGCAGAAGACCTGCAAGAACAGTGACATTGAGAA AATCACCGAAGATTCAGCTGTAACTACTTTTGAGGCCCTGAAGGCTCGTGTCAGGGAGCTTGAACGGCAGCTATCTCGGGGGGACCGATACAAATGCCTCATCTGCATG GACTCATACTCGATGCCCCTAACGTCGATCCAGTGTTGGCATGTGCACTGTGAAGAGTGCTGGCTGCGGACTCTG gGTGCCAAGAAGCTCTGCCCTCAGTGCAACACCATCACAGCGCCTGGAGACCTGCGGAGGATCTACTTGTGA
- the Tmem53 gene encoding transmembrane protein 53, producing MASAELDYSIEIPDQPCWSQRTPSQGGKEARKQLPVVILLGWGGCRDKNLAKYSAIYHKRGCIVIRYTAPWHMVFFSESLGIPSLRVMAQKLLELLFDYEIEREPLLFHVFSNAGVMLYRYVLELLQTHPRFSHLHVVGTIFDSGPGDRNLVGALRALATILERWPAVLRLLLLVAFAMVIVLFHFLLAPFMALFHTHFYDRLQDSGSHWPELYLYSKADAVVSARDVERMVAARLAHQVLVRSVDFVSSAHVSHLRDYPTYYTSLCVDFMQNCVQC from the exons GGACCCCCAGCCAAGGTGGGAAGGAGGCCAGGAAGCAGCTGCCTGTGGTGATTCTCTTGGGCTGGGGTGGCTGCAGGGACAAGAATCTGGCCAAGTATAGCGCCATCTACCACAAAAGG GGCTGCATTGTGATCCGATACACGGCCCCCTGGCACATGGTCTTCTTCTCTGAGTCTTTGGGCATCCCCTCACTTCGTGTGATGGCCCAGAAGCTGCTCGAGCTCCTCTTTGACTACGAGATTGAGAGGGAACCGCTGCTCTTCCACGTCTTCAGCAACGCCGGCGTCATGCTCTACCGCTATGTGCTGGAGCTCCTACAGACCCACCCGCGCTTCAGCCACCTGCACGTGGTGGGCACCATCTTTGACAGTGGTCCTGGTGACCGCAACCTGGTAGGGGCCCTGAGGGCCCTGGCAACCATCCTGGAGCGCTGGCCTGCTGTGCTGCGCCTGTTGCTCCTGGTGGCTTTTGCCATGGTCATAGTCCTTTTCCACTTCCTGCTCGCTCCGTTCATGGCCCTCTTCCACACCCACTTCTATGACCGGCTGCAGGACTCGGGCTCCCACTGGCCTGAGCTCTACCTCTACTCCAAAGCTGATGCGGTGGTCTCAGCCAGAGACGTGGAACGCATGGTAGCGGCACGCCTGGCTCACCAGGTCCTGGTGCGCTCGGTAGACTTTGTGTCATCTGCACATGTCAGTCACCTCCGTGACTATCCTACTTACTATACAAGTCTGTGTGTCGACTTCATGCAAAACTGTGTCCAGTGCTGA